Within Nakaseomyces glabratus chromosome G, complete sequence, the genomic segment CAATATTATCTGAGTGTTCTGTAGATTTCCGACTGTATTCTTGATCTCTGCCTCCTTTTTATGGTAGTGCCTTGCGAGCATCTTATAATTATGCTGGAGCTCTTCTAGAGATAATTCAGGTTTCGTATGATAACCTTCAATCACTTCTGTGTCACCGTTTTTGACCAAATCTAAAAGAGGAACAACATCACTATTCTGTTCTTGCTTTGTATCATGAGAATCAttctcgttcttcatctcCCTTCTATCATGTCcctcatcatcatcatcatcagaaaGTATAATTATATCCGCATCCTGATCAATTTTAATGTCATTCGTTTTCATGAGTTTGGTCCTTTTCCGATCCGAGCTATCCGAGTTATACATATGAGGTGAGTCACTAGAGTCAGAGGTAGTATCATTAATAGAGGTGGGTGTTGCAACACCAAAATTCGTTCGCTTTCGTAAATTCATATCGTCATTTAAGCCTTTTAGGCGCATCGTTCCAAGACTCCAATTTTCTATATGGGGTGGTGTTCGAGACCTTTCCTTAATTTGATCACTAACGCGATTTAGTGGTGAGCGCGGCGACTCTTTAATTACTTTATCATGTTCCCTGTTCGAAAAGAATCGTTTCattctttcctttttcattgtttccCTATCTAGCTCAGGACTGCGACTGAATGACAACGGTTGATCTTCAAAGCTTTCCTCTGCCGTAGAATCGTTACCGGATGTAAATCTTGGAGGTTTGatagtttttattattcttgaGTTTCTATCGACGTCAGGATCATTATTATCTGAAGGATCATCATCAGAACTACTGTTGTGATTATTATTCTGAGTACTAGTCGTCAAATTGTCATTCGGCAGTTCTCCAAGGGCGTCATAATCTTCAACTTCTGAATCGTCTAAAGTCAAATCAATGGTTGTAACTTTTGGCATAACTTATTGGTCTATCAATGCTCAAGTTGTTTAAATCTTATGGCTGTGTTTTTTATAACAATCTCGAAAGTAGCTTCTTAtcttttctatatttattaGTTCTAGATGTAGGCAGGGTCCTATAGTGACAACCTTATAAAGCTGTCTCAATAGAATGTTTAAAGTAGCCAATTTGGCAAGTATTAGTAATATCTGAAGGGCGTTATGAAGTAAGGAAAAAGTCCGATGAGCTCTGTTGCCATCTGCGATGGGCTCCCATCTTTTTATTACAGTGCCACGCTATTTTTTGTGCTCATTACGCGATTCGTGGAAGAGTAACTTTTATAATTAGATAATACGTAGCGACTCAACTCTGTGACAAGACATGCCCTACTATTAGACAGAAATGGTCCAACAGATGAACTGAAATACCAAACATATTCAAGATGATGACTTTTAGAAATAAACCCTATTATACATTATATATGTTATCGAAGACATGTAGTCTATACTAGAAATTAAgaaaatgtaaaaaaaaaaaaccgAGAAGtctaaaaataattaaGATAATGGTCGAAAGGAATGTACCAAATATGATTTGTGATCAGCCTACTATAATTTGGTGTAGGTAACATTTAATAACTAAAAAAgtaacaaaataaaaactagCGATGGCGTCATTTTTCCCCATAAAAAATTCTATCTATCAATGGCCATAATGAGTTGTTCGTACATTCATTGGTTAATCGTATCAACAATCAAACAATCCAAATTACGAACCCATGAACTTAAAGTGCTGCAATCAATGTTGTCCAGCTTTATTGTTAAGTagagaagatgaaaaaaaataatgaaagaaaagagaacattttctttgctaaATAAATGACTTGTGATTAACTGAAGCCACATTGGTTTGGGTACCATCTGCTTTCCATTGGTTGAGGGAACAAACCGTACTCAATAAGTCTTGAAGCATCCCATTCAATACTAGTTTCAGTCTTGTAACACCAGAAGATCCAGCCACCTCTTAATTCAAAAGCATCCAATTGAGCTTCGATGTATCTTCTTGtgttttgttttctatCCTCAGTCCAGCTGTTGATATCTTCGTTATTTGCACATGAACCTATGTAAGAAGAGCCCACGCCATTTTTCCAGAAGGATCCGTCGTATCTAGCGCCGATACCGACACCGTTTAGCCATTTGGTACAATCGGTTAAAGCGGCACTCCATTCACCAGCAACGGTCCAGTGGGCTTCGTTCAGAACACCAGAACCCCATCCACATGCGACACTGACATGGGCATTAATGTCACGTTGCAACTCACCGCCGGAGAAAACTtggtaatggtggtggtcaACGGTGACACCCCAAGCGCCTTGGTCCAAGGTCAAGAAGTCATCCCAGTAGTTGTATGGTTGGAATGCATCGTGcatgataatattttgtgGCTTCTGCACAGTATCTCTCAAGTAGTCATAAGCTGGTTTGTAGTAGTTGAACTTCAATTTGTTCATGTCAATGGCTGGACCCAATGGTTCGTTGATCAATTCAACACCGATCACGGTCTCCAAGTATTCATCCTGGGAGTACTTGTTCAATAAGTAATTGATCACATCTGTGGTGACTTGGACGTTGTAGTCATCGTTTGGGAAGTTCAAAGCATCTCTTTGCCCAGAGTTGTCAAACCCATTTTGAGAACCAGCGGCACCGTGTAGATCAACCCAGACTTTCAATCCGTATTTGGAAGCCCATTCAATAGCGTTATCCAAGTATTGTTCCTGTACGCCAGTGACGTATGGGTCACCTTGCATAGTCTTGAAAGCCCAGTAGCCCACGGGGATTCTGACCAAGTTAAAACCTTTGTTGGCGATGTCCTGGAAGTCAGACTCCTGGTAGAAGTTAGACCAGTGGTTGATCAGCTGTTGTTGGGCGGCGTCGTAGCCCAATTGCTGACAGAAGTGGTACTCATCGACCGGTATACCGTCGTCGTTGTAAGGGTTGGTTCTGAACTGTTCAAACAGGGAAGGTGTGATGTATGGCTCCAACACTAACCAACCACCGATGTTGacaccacgaatgatattttcatcGTAATTGAACAACCTTTTCTGTAAAGGAGCGGCGAAAGCGAGCGTAATAAAGAAACAGATTATGCTGAGCATTTGGGTGGGGCAGTTTCTTTAtgtatatttattaatattaaaagtTTACTAGTGTTAGTCTCCTTGGGTTCTTTAATTTAGAAATTTTCTCTCTGtctattttatctttttttcaaataagtatattttttataaaattaCAAGCAATAGCTAACCAAGGACACAAAATCGTCAACATCACATCTATATATACCCATCACAAACTCAATTGGCAAAACTTATCAGCTCTTCtttgttgatgaaatcTCTTATCATGTTTCCTCGAGGGCTTGCTTTTGATCAGAGAATTATGAGATGGCGGGCAAAAGCCAGTGCTAACTGCCAGTGCTAACTGCCAGTTCATACAGAAAACAAGAGATAACCCAGCACAAACGTCATTTTTTCTCGACCGGAGAACCCATATATTAGTTGGAAACTGTTTCGCACTCGAAGTCATCGAATGAAATGCAGATGGCTAGTTTACCCACCGGCCTTTCCTGCGGCACGTCTTTCTGTAGACCACGATGTCCACATCCTTCCATTAAAAGAAACTTTCCAATTTCTAACAACGCACAGAGAAgagaaatagaaaaatttttggacTTCTATTTTCTGATCCACAGTCACACCCGCAGAACAGAAGTCGAGGTCCTGTCTCAGGGTTGCTTCCAAGTTATCCTTTCAAATTGGTAAGAGAGAAGCCCTGTAGTCGTAATGGTGCGGATGATATACTTTTCTTCCGAACCACAGACAACCCGCACAACCTCTACGAAGAGTGTTTTTTAAAGTGGAAGGAATATCGAAAGGGAAGGTAGTGGAAGTGGGCAGGGTGTTCTAATTAAGAGACATAGATGACTACTTGCGGTTTTGTACAACCGTCTCTGTGCAAGGAGGAAAGCACAAAGAGAcccaaaaaacaaaaaaacaaaaaacaaaaaacaacGATTCGAAGATGGATATTTTCACAGTACTACCTGTAGGCAACTGCAACCGTTGGGTTTCGGCACAAATTTAGAATAGAATATCGAGCTTCCTCGTCCTCACCCACAACCACTAATTTGCCGTAGGAGTGGGGATGTAGCGCAAATGGGGAAAGAAAGATCTCGAATCTAAAGATAGAAGTTGAATCAAGGTACACTACATGGCACTTGCTCGTTCAGTAGTGCAGCCATTGAGAGAAAACCGTACATCACTGGATAGGAGAGAAGAGAAAGCCCATGATTGAGGCAGTTCCAGACAATCTTGCGTACAATGGTAGcaatttctttgttttatattatacaaCCTAAGAATAGAAGTGTTGACTTGCGTCCCCCCCCCAGATATGAGATGCATGCAATGTGCCTTACCCGGACGCGCAGCATGATAGTAAGCGAACTAACCTGCACGAGGCTTGCCTAGTTACCCCCCCCCCATGCTGTCAATACAATCACACTACCTAAGCACATATTACAGATAAATGAGGAAAACATATATAAGGAGGAATTGATCTAGAACCACCTTTTCCCTATTCCAACTGCCCTCGAAGTGCAGATTGGAAAGACTCGAGGCAAATCTCACGCTGTGCCATTGGGTGTGGGGCTACTTTCCCCATCCTTGTTACAAACTAAAAACAATTGCCATTTTTTAGCTGGCAAGGACGGAAAAACAACTAAATAAAATGCTTCATTTATCACTTGTATCCTTTCTTTCATCCTTGacctctttcttttgatcCTCCCGTACCCATCCCGACAGGTTGAGTGTGTACGAAGTGAAGGATTTCACAGGGATGCCTTGCTCAACTTCTACCCAGTGCTTTACTTTGCCATAATCCTTCTTGCCATTATGTGTTTCACCACCATCTTTGTCTGCAGTGTCTCGCGATTTCATTCTGTCATCAGCAGGAGGCGTGTCCGGTTCAATAGTTGATTCATTGCTCATGGTCGAATGTTTCTGAATTGAGATGTTGCTGCCTTTGTAATAATTGTTTCTATTAGTTTATTATACCAGTGACTTTATATATCTATTTCCCTGTATTAAAATTATAATGGGTAAAACATTGCAattgttgatttttttgtcattaCGTGAAATGTACAATATTGTGACATTGTCAACTTGAGCaataggaaaaaaaatactagcGAATCACTAAAACGAAAATTTCATGTTTAGGCGAAGAAAACCGTACTATAACTGAAATGTAACTACTCGACTTAAATACTTTATATACCAAAGTTACCACTCCTGATATCATTATATAACTTCTTTTGCTCTCGTTTCTTATTCATATTCACACCATGTAGCTTGTTACCAGCACCCATACCATGTGCTACAGGAACACCCATAGCAGGCATATAGCCACCTGGGGGACCCATTTGCCCTGGCATAGCACTTGGGACAAAATTGCTTTGTCTTTTGTTCCCATAGTGGTGCTGAGGTGGAGGCATTCCGCCCATAGCTGCAGCCTTCCCATGTCCTCTCCCATACGGACTTTGCATGTGTTGTTGGGGAGACTGATGTGGTGAAaattgctgctgctgctgttgtgGTGGGGGCATGAATTGACCGTATTGGGATGGCGAATGTGCCATCATACCGCCATAGTTATATGCATCTGGCTGAGGCGGCATCATCTGACCATATCCGTCGTTGTATCCCATCTGTGGTGGATTGACTGGAGAAGGTACCGATACGGGCATCCTAACATTTTGTCTCTGTGGTGACATCAAGTGCTCATTATATTGTTGTGGGTATTCATTAGTTGGAGGAGGATTTTGAGGAATTGTAtactgttgctgttgtggAGGCTGATTATCATATACAGCCGGTCCTGAGTTATTTGGAATGGCTGG encodes:
- the SPR1 gene encoding glucan 1,3-beta-glucosidase (CAGL0G09515g~Ortholog(s) have glucan exo-1,3-beta-glucosidase activity, role in ascospore formation and ascospore wall, fungal-type vacuole, prospore membrane localization) translates to MLSIICFFITLAFAAPLQKRLFNYDENIIRGVNIGGWLVLEPYITPSLFEQFRTNPYNDDGIPVDEYHFCQQLGYDAAQQQLINHWSNFYQESDFQDIANKGFNLVRIPVGYWAFKTMQGDPYVTGVQEQYLDNAIEWASKYGLKVWVDLHGAAGSQNGFDNSGQRDALNFPNDDYNVQVTTDVINYLLNKYSQDEYLETVIGVELINEPLGPAIDMNKLKFNYYKPAYDYLRDTVQKPQNIIMHDAFQPYNYWDDFLTLDQGAWGVTVDHHHYQVFSGGELQRDINAHVSVACGWGSGVLNEAHWTVAGEWSAALTDCTKWLNGVGIGARYDGSFWKNGVGSSYIGSCANNEDINSWTEDRKQNTRRYIEAQLDAFELRGGWIFWCYKTETSIEWDASRLIEYGLFPQPMESRWYPNQCGFS
- the IES4 gene encoding Ies4p (CAGL0G09537g~Putative adhesin-like protein) — translated: MSNESTIEPDTPPADDRMKSRDTADKDGGETHNGKKDYGKVKHWVEVEQGIPVKSFTSYTLNLSGWVREDQKKEVKDERKDTSDK